From one Mycobacterium colombiense CECT 3035 genomic stretch:
- a CDS encoding YbhB/YbcL family Raf kinase inhibitor-like protein — protein MESTPAGTLHRIAAIIGALAIAPGLAGCGGHGNSHQTTPPAPKITTLGRTAPNAPADGPLTISSPAFADGAAIPVQYTCKGAGIAPPLTWSAPLGAALVVDDPDAVNGLYIHWVVVGIAPGSGSTADGQTPAGATTLPNTAGQSAYQGPCPPAGTGTHHYRFTLYQLPNDYQLPGGLAGVPAAQAIAGAATAQAQLTGMFGG, from the coding sequence ATGGAATCCACGCCCGCGGGCACGCTGCACCGAATCGCGGCGATCATCGGTGCGCTGGCGATCGCGCCGGGCTTGGCCGGCTGCGGCGGCCACGGTAACAGCCACCAGACCACACCGCCCGCGCCGAAGATCACCACCCTCGGCCGCACGGCGCCGAACGCGCCCGCGGACGGACCGCTGACGATCAGCAGCCCGGCTTTCGCCGACGGCGCGGCGATTCCGGTGCAGTACACCTGCAAAGGCGCCGGCATCGCGCCCCCGCTGACCTGGTCGGCGCCGCTGGGGGCGGCCCTCGTCGTGGACGATCCCGACGCCGTCAACGGCCTGTACATCCACTGGGTCGTCGTCGGGATCGCCCCCGGCTCGGGCAGCACCGCCGACGGTCAGACCCCGGCCGGGGCGACCACCCTGCCGAACACGGCGGGCCAATCCGCGTACCAGGGCCCCTGCCCGCCGGCCGGAACCGGCACGCATCATTACCGGTTCACCCTTTACCAGCTGCCCAACGACTACCAACTGCCCGGCGGCCTGGCCGGCGTTCCGGCGGCCCAGGCGATCGCCGGCGCCGCGACCGCGCAGGCGCAACTCACCGGAATGTTCGGCGGCTGA
- a CDS encoding SRPBCC family protein, translated as MAITDSREVVIEATPDEIKDVLFDIESLPEWSSAHKKVEVLERDDQNHPTRSRQVVKLVGVSDEQELEYTVHDDGVGWTLVSSKQQRAQEGRYTLTPEGDSTRVHFELMVDLVAPVPGFLVKKGAKSLMDTATEGLRKRVLEVEKRGK; from the coding sequence ATGGCTATCACGGATTCCCGGGAAGTCGTCATCGAGGCGACACCCGACGAGATCAAGGATGTGCTGTTCGACATCGAGTCGCTGCCCGAGTGGTCGTCGGCCCACAAGAAGGTCGAAGTGCTCGAGCGCGACGACCAGAACCACCCGACCAGATCCCGGCAGGTCGTGAAACTCGTCGGCGTCAGTGACGAACAGGAGCTGGAGTACACCGTTCACGACGACGGCGTCGGCTGGACCCTGGTCAGCTCCAAACAGCAACGCGCTCAAGAAGGTCGGTACACGCTCACCCCCGAAGGCGACTCCACCCGCGTCCACTTCGAGCTCATGGTGGACCTGGTGGCGCCGGTTCCCGGGTTCCTGGTCAAGAAGGGCGCCAAGAGCCTGATGGATACGGCCACCGAGGGGCTGCGCAAGCGGGTGCTCGAAGTCGAAAAGCGCGGCAAGTAG
- a CDS encoding MBL fold metallo-hydrolase, which yields MRLAWERLSSGVQRCRLPFCDVTVGLVWGSGAALLVDTGTTLTEAAAIDADVRRFAGRTASHIVLTHKHFDHVLGSGLFTGARVHCAPEVAQHLSSATGQLREDALRHGADPVEVDAAIAALRPANGGGHDAVVDLGDRTVAIAHLGRGHTASDLVVVAPGRDGGERVVVFTGDLVEESADPAIDADSDVAAWPATLDRLLAVGGPDAIYVPGHGGVVDAGFVRRQRDWLARRAAAT from the coding sequence ATGCGTCTCGCCTGGGAACGACTGAGCAGCGGCGTGCAGCGCTGCCGGCTCCCGTTCTGCGACGTGACCGTCGGGCTGGTGTGGGGCAGCGGCGCGGCGTTGCTGGTCGACACCGGCACCACGCTCACCGAGGCGGCCGCGATCGACGCCGACGTCCGGCGGTTCGCCGGACGGACAGCGAGCCATATTGTCTTGACGCACAAGCACTTCGACCACGTACTCGGTTCGGGACTGTTCACCGGGGCGCGGGTGCACTGCGCCCCCGAGGTGGCCCAACACCTGTCCTCGGCAACCGGCCAGCTCCGCGAGGACGCCCTGCGGCATGGCGCCGACCCCGTCGAGGTGGACGCGGCGATCGCCGCGCTGCGGCCCGCGAACGGCGGCGGTCACGACGCCGTCGTCGACCTGGGGGACCGGACGGTGGCGATCGCCCACCTCGGTCGTGGCCACACCGCGTCGGACTTGGTGGTGGTCGCCCCCGGAAGGGACGGTGGCGAGCGGGTCGTGGTGTTCACCGGTGACTTGGTGGAGGAGTCCGCCGACCCCGCGATCGACGCCGACTCCGATGTCGCGGCCTGGCCCGCGACCCTGGACCGGCTGCTGGCGGTCGGCGGCCCCGACGCGATCTACGTCCCGGGCCATGGCGGCGTCGTCGACGCGGGCTTCGTCCGGCGCCAGCGGGACTGGCTGGCCCGCCGGGCGGCCGCAACGTGA
- the aceA gene encoding isocitrate lyase ICL2 codes for MAIIDRDTQVRPSFEDEVAATQQYFDDPRFSRITRLFTARQVAEQRGTIPTDYTVARNAAAAFYERLRELFAEKKSITTFGPYSPGQAVAMKRMGIEGIYLGGWATSAKGSTTEDPGPDLASYPLSQVPDDAAVLVRALLTADRNQQYQRLNMSEQQRATATEYDYRPFIIADADTGHGGDPHVRNLIRRFVEVGVPGYHIEDQRPGTKKCGHQGGKVLVPSDEQIKRLNAARFQLDIMKVPGIIVARTDAEAANLLDSRADERDQPFLLGATNLNIPSYKSCFLAMVRRFYELGVKELNGHLLYALPEGEYAEATAWLERQGIQGVISDAVNAWRENGRQSIDDLFDQVESRFVSAWEDDAGLMTYGEAVAEVLEFDASEGEPADMSVDEWRAFAARASLYSAKTKAKELGVDPGWDCELSKTPEGYYQIRGGIPYAIAKSLAAAPFADILWMETKTADLADAKQFADAIHAEFPDQMLAYNLSPSFNWDTTGMTDEQMKQFPEELGKMGFVFNFITYGGHQIDGVAAEEFATSLQQDGMLALARLQRKMRLVESPYRTPQTLVGGPRSDAALTASSGRTATTKAMGEGSTQHQHLVQTEVPKKLLEEWLAMWSENYNLGEKLRVQLRPRRAGSDVLELGIYGNDDEQLANVVVDPIKDRHGRSILQVRDQNTFAEKLRQKRLMTLIHLWLVHRFKADAVIYVTPTEDNQYQTEKMKSHGIFSEVYQEVGEIIVAEVNRPRIAELLQPDRVALRKLITKEN; via the coding sequence ATGGCGATCATTGATAGGGACACGCAAGTCCGGCCATCGTTCGAGGACGAGGTCGCTGCCACGCAGCAGTACTTCGACGACCCGCGCTTTTCTCGCATCACCCGGCTGTTCACCGCCCGCCAGGTCGCGGAGCAGCGCGGCACCATCCCCACCGACTACACCGTCGCCCGCAACGCGGCGGCCGCCTTCTACGAGCGCCTGCGCGAGCTGTTCGCCGAGAAGAAGAGCATCACGACCTTCGGCCCGTACTCGCCCGGCCAGGCTGTCGCGATGAAGCGCATGGGCATCGAGGGGATCTATCTGGGCGGTTGGGCGACGTCCGCGAAGGGCTCCACCACCGAGGACCCCGGCCCCGACCTCGCCAGCTACCCCCTGAGTCAGGTGCCCGACGACGCCGCGGTGCTGGTGCGCGCGCTGCTGACCGCCGACCGCAACCAGCAGTACCAGCGCCTGAACATGAGCGAGCAGCAGCGGGCCACCGCCACGGAGTACGACTACCGGCCGTTCATCATCGCCGACGCCGACACCGGCCACGGCGGCGACCCGCACGTCCGCAACCTGATCCGCCGCTTCGTCGAGGTCGGCGTGCCCGGGTACCACATCGAGGACCAGCGCCCCGGCACCAAGAAGTGTGGCCACCAGGGCGGCAAGGTGCTGGTCCCGTCGGACGAGCAGATCAAGCGCCTCAACGCCGCGCGTTTCCAGCTCGACATCATGAAGGTGCCCGGCATCATCGTCGCCCGCACCGACGCCGAGGCGGCCAACCTGCTCGACAGCCGGGCCGACGAGCGCGACCAGCCCTTCCTGTTGGGCGCCACCAACCTGAACATCCCGTCGTACAAGTCGTGCTTCCTGGCGATGGTGCGCCGCTTCTACGAGCTGGGCGTCAAAGAGCTCAACGGTCACCTCCTCTACGCGCTGCCGGAGGGGGAGTACGCCGAGGCCACCGCCTGGCTGGAGCGGCAGGGCATCCAGGGCGTGATCTCCGACGCCGTCAACGCCTGGCGCGAGAACGGCCGGCAGTCGATCGACGACCTGTTCGACCAGGTCGAGTCCCGGTTCGTTTCGGCCTGGGAGGACGACGCCGGGCTGATGACGTACGGCGAGGCCGTGGCCGAGGTGCTCGAATTCGATGCGAGTGAGGGCGAGCCGGCCGACATGAGCGTCGACGAGTGGCGCGCCTTCGCGGCGCGCGCGTCGCTGTACTCCGCCAAGACCAAGGCGAAGGAGCTCGGCGTCGACCCCGGCTGGGACTGCGAGCTGTCCAAGACCCCCGAGGGCTACTACCAGATCCGCGGCGGTATCCCGTACGCCATCGCCAAGTCACTGGCGGCCGCGCCGTTCGCCGACATCCTCTGGATGGAGACCAAGACCGCCGACCTGGCCGACGCCAAGCAGTTCGCCGACGCCATCCACGCCGAGTTCCCCGACCAGATGCTGGCCTACAACCTGTCGCCGTCGTTCAACTGGGACACCACCGGCATGACCGACGAACAGATGAAGCAGTTCCCCGAGGAACTGGGCAAGATGGGCTTCGTCTTCAACTTCATCACCTACGGCGGACACCAGATCGACGGCGTCGCGGCCGAGGAGTTCGCCACCTCGCTGCAGCAAGACGGCATGCTGGCGCTGGCCCGGCTGCAGCGCAAGATGCGCCTGGTCGAATCGCCTTACCGCACACCGCAAACGCTGGTCGGCGGGCCGCGCAGCGACGCGGCGCTGACCGCCTCTTCCGGGCGCACCGCGACCACCAAGGCGATGGGCGAGGGCTCGACCCAGCACCAGCACCTGGTGCAGACCGAGGTGCCGAAGAAGCTGCTCGAGGAGTGGCTGGCGATGTGGAGCGAGAACTACAACCTCGGTGAGAAGCTCCGTGTGCAACTGCGGCCCCGGCGGGCCGGCTCGGACGTGCTGGAGCTGGGTATCTACGGCAACGACGACGAGCAGCTGGCCAACGTCGTCGTCGACCCGATCAAGGACCGGCACGGCCGCAGCATCCTCCAAGTGCGCGACCAGAACACCTTCGCCGAAAAGCTGCGGCAGAAGCGGCTGATGACGTTGATCCACCTCTGGCTGGTGCATCGCTTCAAGGCCGACGCGGTGATCTACGTGACGCCGACCGAGGACAACCAGTATCAGACCGAGAAGATGAAATCGCACGGCATCTTCAGCGAGGTCTACCAGGAGGTCGGCGAGATCATCGTCGCCGAGGTGAACCGGCCCCGCATCGCCGAGCTGCTGCAGCCCGACCGCGTCGCGCTGCGCAAGCTGATCACCAAGGAAAATTAG
- a CDS encoding LLM class flavin-dependent oxidoreductase, giving the protein MSKLRFGYFIAPFHRAGTNPTLALQRDLAFVEHLDALGFDEVWLGEHHSAGSEIISSPEIFIAAAAERAKRIRFGTGVISLSYHNPLWVADRLMLLDHLTHGRIIGGMGPGSLPSDSSMIGLTPTDTRELLETNLDIVVRLLAGETVSAKTATHQLFDAKLQLAPYSDGGIPLSVAAVASPTGARLAGKHGIGLLSIGATLTVEGFNALSYHWGIVEERAAAFGTQVDRKNWSLVGLFHLAETEKQAREEVKFGIEPWFRYFQKVAAFPQMTMPGEQLDEMIDVINDNGAGVIGTPDRAREQVQRLWDQSGGFGCMLQMGHEWANPAATRRSAELFAAEVMPHFQGQAQPTLDAAARAGQARENLAQSQLDAVAHMTKKYQDEVDAK; this is encoded by the coding sequence ATGTCGAAGCTGCGGTTCGGATACTTCATCGCCCCGTTCCACCGCGCGGGTACCAACCCGACGCTGGCCCTGCAGCGGGATCTCGCGTTCGTCGAGCACCTCGACGCCCTCGGCTTCGACGAGGTGTGGCTGGGTGAACACCATTCGGCCGGCAGCGAAATCATCAGTTCCCCAGAGATTTTCATCGCGGCGGCCGCCGAACGGGCTAAGCGCATCCGATTCGGCACCGGGGTCATTTCGCTGTCCTATCACAACCCACTCTGGGTCGCCGACCGCCTGATGCTGCTGGATCACCTGACGCACGGCCGCATCATCGGCGGCATGGGTCCCGGCTCGCTGCCCAGCGACTCGTCGATGATCGGACTCACCCCCACCGACACGCGAGAGCTGCTGGAGACCAACCTCGACATCGTCGTGCGGTTGCTGGCGGGCGAGACGGTCAGCGCCAAGACCGCAACCCACCAGCTCTTCGACGCCAAGCTGCAGCTCGCCCCCTACTCCGACGGCGGGATCCCGCTGTCCGTCGCCGCGGTGGCCTCGCCGACGGGCGCGCGGCTGGCCGGCAAGCACGGCATCGGCCTGCTGTCCATCGGGGCGACGCTGACCGTCGAGGGTTTCAATGCGCTGTCCTACCACTGGGGCATCGTCGAGGAGCGTGCCGCGGCCTTCGGCACGCAGGTCGACCGCAAGAACTGGAGCCTGGTCGGCCTGTTCCACCTCGCCGAGACCGAGAAGCAGGCCCGCGAAGAGGTCAAGTTCGGCATCGAGCCGTGGTTCCGCTACTTCCAGAAGGTGGCCGCGTTCCCGCAGATGACGATGCCGGGGGAGCAGCTCGACGAAATGATCGACGTCATCAACGACAACGGGGCGGGCGTCATCGGCACGCCCGACCGGGCGCGCGAACAGGTACAGCGGTTATGGGATCAGTCCGGCGGTTTCGGCTGCATGCTGCAGATGGGCCACGAATGGGCCAACCCCGCCGCCACCCGGCGGTCCGCCGAATTGTTCGCCGCCGAGGTGATGCCGCACTTCCAGGGGCAGGCGCAGCCGACGCTGGACGCCGCCGCGCGCGCCGGCCAAGCCCGCGAGAACCTCGCGCAGTCGCAGTTGGACGCCGTGGCGCACATGACCAAGAAGTATCAGGATGAGGTCGACGCGAAGTAG
- a CDS encoding SRPBCC family protein, which translates to MPGRNFSFEITRTSSASPATVFRLVADGANWSQWAKPIVMHSSWARQGDPAPGGVGAIRKVGMWPVYVQEETVAYEPDRRHAYKLVGPATPVKDYAGEVILTPNASGGTDIRWTGSFTEGVRGTGPLMRAAMGGAVRFFAGRLVKAAERESTGGR; encoded by the coding sequence ATGCCGGGCCGGAACTTTTCTTTCGAAATCACCCGCACCAGCAGCGCATCCCCCGCGACGGTGTTCCGGCTGGTAGCCGACGGCGCCAACTGGTCGCAGTGGGCCAAGCCGATTGTCATGCATTCGAGTTGGGCTCGCCAGGGCGATCCGGCGCCGGGCGGCGTGGGCGCGATCCGCAAGGTGGGCATGTGGCCGGTCTACGTACAGGAGGAGACGGTCGCGTACGAACCGGACCGTCGCCACGCCTACAAGCTGGTGGGCCCCGCCACCCCGGTGAAGGACTACGCCGGCGAGGTAATCCTCACGCCGAATGCGTCGGGCGGCACCGACATCCGCTGGACCGGCTCGTTCACCGAAGGCGTTCGCGGGACCGGCCCGCTGATGCGCGCCGCCATGGGCGGGGCGGTCCGGTTCTTCGCGGGCCGGCTGGTGAAGGCGGCCGAGCGCGAATCCACCGGCGGCCGCTAG
- a CDS encoding fatty acyl-AMP ligase, whose translation MDRGSRQDSPGAAGLLRIEDCLDAAGRVVLPPGVNLISLIDRNIANVGDTVAYRYLDYSRSADGHAEEVTWDRFGVRLQAIGARIQQVAGHGERVAVLAPQGIDYVAGFYAAVKAGTIAVPLFAPELPGHAERLETALRDSEPSVVLTTTPAREAVEKFLARHPRLRRPRVIAVDQIPDSAGESFVPTELGMDDVSHLQYTSGSTRPPVGVEITHRAVGTNLVQMILSIDLLDRNTHGVSWLPLYHDMGLSMIGFPAVYGGHSTLMSPTAFVRRPQRWIHALSDGSRQGNVVTAAPNFAYEWAAQRGLPGRGADVDLRNVVMIIGSEPVSIDAITTFSKAFAPYGLPRTAFKPSYGIAEGTLFVATIAPAAEATAVYFDSERLGAGHAVRVDPDDPNAVAQVSCGQVARSAWAVIVDPARGSELPDGAVGEIWLQGNNVGRGYWGLPDETRRAFGAELRSRLAEGSHADGADPDRSWLRTGDLGVYLDGELYVTGRIADLVTIGGRNHYPQHIEATVADAAEIVRRGYVTAFSVPDGDDPDAARLVVIAERAAGTSRQDPQPAIEAIGAAVAQRHGLTVWDVRLLPAGAIPRTTSGKLARRACRAEYLGRTLGVR comes from the coding sequence ATGGATCGCGGTTCCCGGCAGGACAGCCCAGGCGCCGCTGGCCTGCTTCGGATCGAGGACTGCCTGGACGCGGCCGGCCGGGTCGTGCTGCCGCCCGGGGTCAACCTGATCTCGCTCATCGACCGCAACATCGCCAACGTCGGCGACACCGTGGCGTATCGCTACCTCGACTACAGCCGATCGGCCGACGGGCACGCCGAAGAAGTGACGTGGGATCGGTTCGGCGTCCGGCTGCAGGCCATCGGCGCGCGCATCCAGCAAGTGGCCGGTCACGGTGAGCGGGTTGCGGTCCTCGCGCCGCAGGGCATCGACTACGTCGCGGGCTTCTACGCGGCGGTCAAGGCCGGAACCATCGCGGTGCCGTTGTTCGCCCCGGAACTGCCCGGGCACGCCGAACGGCTGGAGACGGCGCTGCGCGATTCGGAGCCCAGCGTCGTACTCACGACGACGCCCGCCCGGGAGGCGGTGGAGAAGTTCCTGGCCCGCCACCCGCGCCTGCGCCGGCCGCGGGTGATCGCCGTCGACCAGATACCCGATTCGGCGGGGGAGTCGTTCGTGCCCACCGAGCTTGGCATGGACGACGTCTCGCACCTGCAGTACACGTCGGGCTCGACCCGGCCGCCGGTCGGGGTCGAGATCACCCACCGCGCGGTGGGCACCAACCTGGTGCAGATGATCCTGTCGATCGACCTGCTGGACCGAAATACCCACGGCGTCAGCTGGTTACCGCTCTACCACGACATGGGCCTGTCGATGATCGGCTTCCCGGCCGTCTACGGCGGCCACTCCACGCTGATGTCTCCCACCGCATTCGTGCGCCGGCCACAGCGATGGATCCACGCCCTGTCCGACGGCTCGCGGCAGGGCAATGTCGTCACCGCCGCCCCGAACTTCGCCTACGAGTGGGCGGCGCAGCGCGGCCTGCCCGGCCGCGGTGCGGACGTCGACCTGCGCAACGTCGTGATGATCATCGGCTCCGAACCCGTCAGCATCGATGCGATCACGACCTTCAGCAAGGCGTTCGCGCCGTACGGATTGCCGCGGACGGCGTTCAAGCCGTCCTACGGCATCGCCGAGGGCACTTTGTTCGTCGCGACCATCGCCCCCGCCGCCGAGGCCACGGCGGTGTACTTCGACTCCGAACGGCTGGGCGCGGGACACGCGGTGCGCGTCGACCCGGACGATCCCAACGCCGTCGCGCAGGTGTCGTGCGGCCAGGTCGCGCGCAGCGCATGGGCCGTCATCGTCGACCCCGCCCGCGGATCCGAATTGCCGGACGGCGCGGTGGGCGAGATCTGGTTGCAGGGCAACAACGTCGGACGCGGCTACTGGGGGCTGCCGGACGAGACGCGGCGGGCCTTCGGCGCCGAGCTGCGATCGCGGCTCGCCGAGGGCAGCCACGCCGACGGCGCGGATCCGGACCGCTCCTGGCTGCGCACCGGCGACCTGGGCGTCTACCTGGACGGTGAGCTGTACGTGACGGGCCGGATCGCGGACCTGGTCACGATCGGCGGCCGCAACCACTATCCGCAACACATCGAGGCCACGGTCGCCGACGCCGCGGAGATCGTCCGGCGCGGATACGTGACGGCGTTTTCCGTGCCGGACGGCGATGACCCGGATGCCGCCCGGCTCGTCGTGATCGCCGAACGCGCCGCGGGCACCAGCCGTCAGGATCCGCAACCGGCGATCGAGGCGATCGGTGCCGCGGTCGCGCAGCGGCACGGCCTGACCGTCTGGGACGTGCGCCTGCTGCCGGCCGGGGCCATCCCGCGCACCACCAGCGGCAAGCTGGCCCGCCGGGCCTGCCGGGCGGAATACCTGGGGCGCACCCTGGGCGTCCGCTGA
- a CDS encoding EstA family serine hydrolase, which yields MVLKLRVSPDLIGGDVDAGYGKVADAFRATFRDGAEVGAAVAVYCDGVKVVDLWGGYRNGLTKDPWQADTMVNMFSTTKGVAALVVAVAAARGLISYDARVADYWPEFAQAGKGDVTVRQLLAHQAGVCALKPKPTLADVADPRRLSRILAAQVPAWRPGTRHGYHAITLGWYESELIRRTDPAGRTLGRFLADEIVAPTGLDLHIGLPASVDRARVAHIHNWARAETMLHLGVMPAGFVGASLNPVGLTARTIAVPRGVNPFNGDYNRDDVRAVEIPSANGIGTARSVARMYGSAVRGGAEVPLSTDVLKALTAPAVAPSHGARDKVMHIDVAYSLGFCKPVPQFTFGSSDRAFGTPGFGGSFGCADPDTGVGFAYVMNRLGFHLWSDPRELALRQALFRDVLGVRPQS from the coding sequence ATGGTTCTCAAATTGCGGGTGTCACCCGATCTGATCGGCGGCGACGTGGACGCCGGCTATGGCAAGGTGGCCGACGCGTTCCGGGCGACCTTCCGCGACGGCGCCGAAGTCGGCGCGGCCGTCGCCGTCTACTGCGACGGCGTCAAGGTGGTCGACCTGTGGGGCGGCTACCGCAACGGGCTGACCAAGGATCCGTGGCAGGCCGACACGATGGTGAACATGTTCTCCACGACCAAAGGGGTCGCCGCCCTGGTCGTGGCGGTGGCGGCCGCGCGCGGGCTCATCTCCTACGACGCCAGGGTCGCCGACTACTGGCCGGAATTCGCGCAGGCCGGCAAGGGCGACGTCACCGTCCGCCAACTCCTGGCGCATCAGGCCGGAGTCTGCGCGCTCAAGCCGAAGCCGACGCTGGCCGACGTGGCCGATCCACGACGGTTGTCGCGGATCCTGGCGGCCCAGGTGCCGGCGTGGCGGCCGGGCACCCGGCACGGCTACCACGCGATCACGCTGGGCTGGTACGAGTCCGAGTTGATCCGCCGGACCGATCCGGCCGGCCGCACGCTGGGCAGGTTCCTGGCCGACGAGATCGTCGCCCCTACGGGGCTCGACCTGCACATCGGCCTGCCCGCTTCGGTCGACCGCGCCCGGGTCGCCCATATTCACAATTGGGCGCGCGCGGAAACGATGCTGCATCTGGGCGTCATGCCCGCCGGATTCGTGGGCGCGTCGCTGAATCCGGTCGGCCTGACGGCCCGCACCATCGCGGTCCCGCGCGGGGTCAACCCGTTCAACGGGGACTACAACCGTGACGACGTCCGGGCCGTCGAGATCCCGTCGGCCAACGGGATCGGCACCGCCCGGTCGGTGGCGCGGATGTACGGCAGCGCGGTGCGCGGCGGCGCCGAGGTGCCGCTGAGCACGGACGTCCTGAAGGCGCTGACGGCCCCGGCGGTTGCGCCGAGCCATGGCGCGCGCGACAAGGTGATGCACATCGACGTCGCGTATTCCCTCGGTTTCTGTAAGCCGGTGCCGCAGTTCACCTTCGGTTCGTCCGACCGGGCGTTCGGCACGCCGGGCTTCGGGGGTTCCTTCGGCTGCGCCGACCCCGATACCGGCGTCGGGTTCGCCTACGTCATGAATCGGCTCGGGTTTCACCTGTGGAGCGATCCGCGGGAACTGGCGTTGCGGCAGGCGTTGTTTCGCGATGTGCTCGGGGTGCGCCCGCAGAGTTGA
- a CDS encoding SDR family oxidoreductase, producing MNVMDLFGLRGKRAVVTGASSGIGRKVAQAYVQAGADVAIAARNVEALQRIAAELAADGDGKVVPIRCDVTQPDQVTGMVDRVIAELGGLDVAVCNAGVIDVVPMLDMSPEEFQRIQDTNVTGVFLTAQAAARAMVAQGRGGAIITTASMSGSIINVPQRVGHYCASKAAVIHLTKAMAVEFAPHNIRVNSVSPGYILTELVEPLTEYHRQWEPKIPLGRIGRPEELTGLYVYLASEASSYMTGSDVVIDGGYTCP from the coding sequence ATGAACGTGATGGACTTGTTCGGCCTGCGCGGCAAGAGGGCGGTGGTCACCGGGGCGTCCAGCGGCATCGGCAGGAAGGTGGCCCAGGCCTACGTGCAGGCCGGCGCCGACGTGGCCATCGCGGCGCGGAATGTCGAGGCGCTGCAACGCATCGCCGCCGAGCTGGCGGCCGACGGTGACGGCAAGGTGGTGCCGATCCGGTGCGACGTGACCCAACCCGACCAGGTGACCGGAATGGTCGACCGGGTGATCGCGGAGCTGGGCGGCCTCGACGTCGCGGTCTGCAACGCCGGCGTCATCGACGTCGTCCCGATGCTGGACATGTCGCCCGAAGAATTCCAGCGCATCCAGGACACCAACGTGACCGGAGTGTTCCTGACCGCGCAGGCGGCGGCCCGGGCGATGGTGGCGCAGGGCCGCGGCGGCGCCATCATCACCACCGCGTCGATGTCGGGCAGCATCATCAACGTCCCGCAGCGGGTCGGCCACTACTGCGCCTCCAAGGCGGCCGTCATCCACCTGACCAAGGCCATGGCGGTCGAGTTCGCGCCGCACAACATTCGGGTCAACAGCGTCAGCCCCGGCTACATCCTCACCGAGCTCGTCGAGCCGTTGACCGAGTACCACCGCCAGTGGGAACCGAAGATCCCGCTCGGGCGCATCGGGCGCCCCGAGGAGCTCACCGGCCTCTACGTCTATCTGGCCAGCGAGGCTTCCAGCTACATGACCGGTTCGGACGTCGTGATCGACGGCGGCTACACCTGCCCCTAG
- a CDS encoding nuclear transport factor 2 family protein, whose translation MGKFSRAEIDNAVDNYTKVVEGCSASGDWRPFADLFTEDVVYTEHHYGVFHGREAVRDWIVAVMAPFPHMRFPNDWVAHDEDNDAVVVMIKNLLDHPTDPSGEPFWFPNWTRLVYAGDGLFSSEEDIYNPERDAPGVVAAWMQAGGQLATTDILQPGA comes from the coding sequence ATGGGCAAATTCAGCAGGGCAGAAATCGACAACGCGGTCGATAACTACACCAAAGTCGTCGAAGGGTGCAGCGCTTCGGGCGACTGGCGGCCGTTTGCGGACCTCTTCACCGAGGACGTCGTCTACACCGAGCATCACTACGGCGTCTTCCACGGCCGCGAGGCGGTCCGTGACTGGATCGTCGCGGTGATGGCGCCGTTCCCGCACATGCGTTTTCCCAATGACTGGGTCGCTCACGACGAGGACAACGATGCCGTCGTCGTCATGATCAAGAACCTGCTCGATCACCCGACCGACCCGAGCGGCGAACCGTTCTGGTTTCCGAACTGGACCCGGCTGGTGTACGCCGGCGACGGGCTGTTCTCCAGCGAGGAGGACATTTACAACCCGGAGCGCGACGCTCCCGGCGTCGTTGCGGCGTGGATGCAGGCCGGCGGCCAGCTCGCCACGACCGACATCCTGCAGCCCGGCGCCTGA